Within Quercus lobata isolate SW786 chromosome 5, ValleyOak3.0 Primary Assembly, whole genome shotgun sequence, the genomic segment TCCATAAGTAACCATAATTAATTAGACtctaaaaatgccactatatgtgcccttttttgtttgattaagtGTACATGTATATTTAATTCTTACATTTGACGTTtccaatataaattttttattatttccttttctttttttaaaaaaagtttttttttttttttttttaaagaaaacatgTGAACTTTTGAAGTCTAAACATCTAAGATTTAAGGTTTATAATTTCTAATTCGCAAAACTAAATATACATGCcaagagattaaaaataaaacaataattgaacaaagaaatataaacttatacTATTTCATATCTCACGTTTAATTTTACTTATATCTGAGTATcttaatcacttataaagattaaacactttccaaaaatataaataaagacaaaaaacacATACCTTTTAGAAACCCCATATGTTGATAAAGCATTGTATCAAGCTTTGATAGTGTTGTTAAGAAGTTTAGATCATATGCACCTAAAACCAAAGCCAATTTCATACTCTTTTTGACACTAATCTCACTCtttgtctctctatctctccagTCCTACTTTTCTTTTGGCCTTTTGATATGTTGTGATACTAGAATATATAAAAGAACATGAAAACTAACAttgaatggagaaaacctttcattttttaaattaatgaaattaaaagtgAAAGAGTTCAAGAAGTTGGAAAAGGGAGTAAAaccaaatcttttaattttctgcATTTATGGCTTAAACTAATCATTGATCAGAAGATGGGAGGTGAAAGGCTAAATGAAAAGGTACTCATACAAAGCACCACATGGCAGGACTTCATGCACTCCACATGAGATCTctgattttatatataatattgattgattgattgattggttctaatttgaacctactaCTGAAGTTATTTTTTTGCCCCCACCAATAATAACTCACAACCCGTAATAACTTGTCCTTTAAAATTTGCAATAagagtattgtgaaaatattatgcacataaaattttgatttaaaataaaGGTATGGTCAATTTTCTTGTCCTATAAATTCACATTTGTCACTATCAGTCCTTGTTAACATAAACATTTTAACAATTGTTTAAACTTAAAGGGGTCATTTgtatttttgtcataattttatttatatatatatatacacacacatacatatagctatatatcttataaataaaataaaatgagagagaagTTTGGGAAGAAAAAAGTTGCGGCTTTCCTCACTCCTCATCTACGACCACAAGAACGTTCAAAATACAAGCCTTGTCTAGCCAAGGTTTCCTCATCCACGAGAATATGGAAAGTGAGAAGCAAGTGGCTCATGTTACATGTTACATACGTTAACTTTCaacagctctctctctctctctctctctctctctccaccttAGAGACACCCATAATGGCCTGGGCTTTATTCTCTCCATCTCTCAACCTCTCACTCCCTCACACCACCAAGACCAACTTCAACAGAACACAGTGGTTCACCACTAAAACAAGTAGAGCAGCAACAACAAGAAGAACAACCAGTATCAGAGCCAATGCTGCTGACCAAAAACAACCCAAAGACAAAGACGAAGACACTACTTCTGGTTTCAGTCCCTTTGCCTTTGTAACCGATAACCCATCAAGCCGCGAAGCCATTCAGCTCCCAGAGAGCCCTGCTGAAGATGGCAATGTCGGAGAAATGCTTTATGTATGTGTTCTTACTCTTACTCACCATTTTCTTCAACTGGGTATCTCTCAAACACTGTTATCGcttattacatatatatagttTCAATCATTTATATTCATGgggatttttactttttattggaGGGTATGTTTGTTCAATTCATGTTGTCGAGTTGGGTactcatttttattctttttatcaGTTAGCAAATTCTTAAAATGAAGGACATTAATTAGGATTTAGagatttttattctattatgttatttattttcttggaattttgagAGGatgtttatttttgaattcatgaAATTTTGTACTTAAGTCTTAGACTCAACCTCTCAATTGATATTGTTCAGATTCTTGCTTATTGGTATTATccttgatgattgtgtggttaAAATTAagtgttattgttattttttgctttcttcCAGGAATTTATTGTTTTCTAATTCACCAAATTCTGAGATCCAATTCTTCAGTTCCTTAAAAATTCAATCAATATTACCAATATTTGGGCAAAACTAGTTATAGTAATTGACTATTTCTCAATCTTCATATGGGTTACTCATTTTATTCTACCAAATGTTGTTAAATGCTGTAACTGTCTAATCAATAGTCCCAAATAGTTGGCTACCCTGTGAAAGAATGACTGAATTCAATCAGCCCTTTCTTGTAAATGATGGAATGGCCAAAACCACACTTAGAGATACGGGTGACTTTCTTGTGGTAGTAACTGTGGATGTGCAAGTAAGGGGCAGCAACTAAATAGGTAGCAAGACTGCCCTTAATTAAAAGCTTATATCTTCGAATTCCTTTAAAATGAAGTAGCTATGAAGCCCCTACTATGTTCTTTGTTTGATTGAAAAGGCCCCATATGTGTAACACTTCATGTAGCTTCCTGTTTGAGCTATTTATTTGATGAGCACCGTTGGTTATACACGTGTATACACATGTTTTATAACTAAAACACATGATTTCATGTTTGAAATCATGGGTTAAACCCATGTTTTTAGTTACAAAACACGTGTGTATACATACCTGTGTAATAAGTTTTAGCCTTATTTGATATgggtgaaattttctgattgacCTCTAACTCAATTATGTTGATTAAGGTTTGGAAGTTGGTTTAACTTGCATTCATCAGTTTGCTACTTGCATacagttttctttttcattgaCAATCTCAATGAAACACCATAAATGTGGTGGATGGATATTCTATTTAGTTAGGGCATCAATCAATTGAATTaagttcttattttctttttccattttggtgcCTTTGGTAAACTTTTAATGCTATCtggtttgtgatttgttgaaAGGTTTTGAATACATGTCATATCCATTGGTATCATACAACTTTCCTGTTTTCCAATTCTAGAGGATAGAAGACAAGGGAAAGGAATATGGCTCATACATCAAATCTGGAGAGTTTATATGGTTTGTAAGAGAAACTGGTAAATTTCTCTGCAGCAACattagtttcttttatttatcaaCTTGGATTTATGAAAAGTTGATTCCATCCTTGCAGGTTCTGCTGAGAGCCGACGTGGAACAATTGTTTTCCTTCATGGGGCTCCAACACAATCTTACAGCTATCGAGTTGTTATGTCTGAGGTTGTAAGGctgaattttcttttagatcTTACAGTATACctctattttataaattatttactATAAGTTTCCTTCTCTTGTTAATACATACAGTTCTTCCATAAACATATAAATTCTTATATTCTGGTTCAAGAAAGAATATTAAAGTCTGACACAAACTTATGATCTAGAACATGGCTTGCTGACTACTCAAAAGTTGGTAGACTATTGCCAGTAAACCAGCAAGGCGGACTCCACCAAGTTTATTTTTCCTGGTTTACTTTTCTTAGTCGTCTTGTAATAGCAGCTCAAGCAAATATAGTTAAGGACCTTAAGGTTATCTACACTTCTGTCTTTAGAACATCTACATGCCTTCAGATGTTTCTATAAGATGTTGCTATTAACCACATCTTGAATATGCCATTTTCCTATCCTTTCGGTTTGTCCATCcatttattgtgattttttttttccactcttAGCTGCCCTCAAGTGACTTCATGCTAAATGATGTTTAACTTTGCTATCATCTTGTCTAGATGTCAGATTATGGGTTTCACTGTTTTGCGCCTGATTGGATAGGATTTGGTTTTAGTGACAAGCCACAGCCAGGATATGGTTTTGATTACACAGGTTtctatatttcattaataagaTCATTACTATATAATATCTGTCTTGCTCTATAATGGTCATGATTCTAAATGTTCTATGTTTCCTCTGTTACAGAAAAGGAGTTCCATGAGGAATTTGATAAATTACTTGATGTGCTGGGGGTCAAATCTCCTTTTTTCCTCGTTGTTCAGGTTTGAAAGATCTTGCAAAGGAAAATGCATAGGAATGGTATTTATGATGAACTGTaaacattatattatttatgttataGAACATACAAAGGTATCCTAAATTTTCAGAGGAATATGCTGCTGGGGAAGACTTAGTAAACATCTAGTCAAGTCATGACTACAATGATCTTATGGTTTCCTttgcaattaaaattttcatctaatgTGTTCTCTCACATTCTCCATGAAGGGGTTTCTTGTAGGTTCATTTGGATTAACATGGGCCTTGAAGAACCCTAGCAAGATTTTGAAGCTCGCAATTTTAAACAGTCCGTTGACAGTTTCATCTCCTATCCCTGGACTGTTTCAAAAGCTAAGGTTCAGTTCTTATATTAACCATCAGTGGGATACTTATATTTCACTTATCATCTTGCTGACAGAATTACCTATGTGAATTGCTTATATTTGATTCATAGTCTTGCTGCTTATATGTGCTTCGCTCTTCATTATGGCTACCTTCACAGTAATGAAAAAGTGCAGGCTTAAGCTCTTTGCTGCTAATGTAAATAGGAAAATTACCATGACAATATATATAATCTGTTCTAGACCTTTTGGTTTAATCAATTTGTCCTTAAAACTTTGGCCTGGTGAAATCATTGCATGACAATTGGGACCATGTCCTGCATAAAGGTAGTATTACTTAGCGCCCTAATGAAGTAATTAGGTTATCTGGACTGCTAATATGTCTCAAATGTCAAGCATTAAAAATTGCATCCTTTCTATTCTCTTTCTGTAATTCCATTGTTACGTCAGCCGCctaattttctttcttgtccTTCAGCTCTAtgtttatccttttttttttttggtactctTCATGTTCATTATGTTCATGTTCCTTTAATATAGAATCCTGGCGTGTGGTTGTACTAAcgtataataattatatatgtcATGCCtggaattttttcaaaaaagaaaaagttatttcataaattaatgtttatttttcaaacttttgctTCGATAATTGTGTTGTATTGGCAAATACTATAAAGGTAGTTTATAAGTCATGTGCCTTAAAATGTCTTGGGAGTATTGATTGATATATGACGTGGTTGACTATAGACCATTTTTGGTGTTGATATCTGACAGTTTTTTTTCCTGTTATGTAACAATGAGCATTAGACTGAAGCTCTGCTCCTACtccttttttttcatccattgtaacttatcaataaaattacagtttcttaatttttttttttcttaattacatGTTCTCATTCccacttccttttttttctttctagaatCCCTCTTTATGGTGAATTTACATGCCAGAATGCTATTATGGCTGAGCGCTTTATTGAAGCAGGTAGCCCGTACGTATCCAAAGTGTACCTAGTTCTTTGAGATACTACTTAACTTCTGATTCCTGTCAGTAATATCTTCTGTTTCATATATGCTAGGGGTTTTATATTAGAGCTTCAGTAAAGGTTTTTTAGTtgatctattttttaatttcatatatgAACTTCTGTGCAGTGTGTTTGAGCTGGACTACCTAGTCCGGAATCTAGTCCACCCttgtttaattttgtgtattGCTTCCTTCTGTATTTAAGACTGAAACAGACTTGCATGTATTAGAAAAAATGAGAGTACCCATCAGGAATAGTGTATCACATCACTCACAGTTTTTTTAGTAGTTAAAAAGAATAGTTATCAAAACCATACTGGAGGTTAACTCGGCCGAAAAATTGGTTCACTGGTTCAACCAATGGTTCATTGGTTAAATTTgtagattaattaattaattaaatatatatatatattttataatttttaaagcaactaaaatgaaataaaaatactctatttaggtaaattaataaattataacaataaaaaaattacatcatatgacATAAAGTTAGAgagtataaaaatataaacacgTCATTCACATAAATCATCTAATAACCAAGTTATATAGTCCAAAAGTCTTGAAACAACATATctcattaaaattcaaaataaatttttagcttAATCATTAAACCCTAGAGCTTaacaaaattattcaaatctccAAATACAACTCATGACTTCAAAGTCCAGTGACCTTATtgtctttttaagttttttcataGATAcacatggtattttttttttcttttttccacaGGTTAAAAAGATTAACCTGTTCAATCCATCGGTTTACACGATTTGATAATGGGTTATTGCATATCCAGTATTTTACACCAAACAATTCCGGATAATGCTTTGGTTCACGGGTTTCACGGTTTAACTAGTGGTTTGGTAcgaatttaattttattaatgttcTGGGACCCGAAACTTCCTAAGCATTTCACTTACTTTTGTATAATGCTTCTAGAGTCCAGAAGAAGAGGAGCATATGTTGATAAATGGTAATATCATGCATTGAATTCCCCAAGGTTTGTTTATTATCCCAAAATGAAATTAGGAAAGAAGTGCGTATACAATTTCAAATGGAACATGTAAATATAATGTTTGTCAAAAGTCATATGCTTTCACAAGCTCTTAGGGTTTCCAGATTCAAAGAACAGAAGAATATGCCAGCATGCTATTGAAATGAACTTTTCTCATAGTGCAAAATGTAGTCATTCATGTGTATCCTGCCTACTATTCAACTAAGTGAGTAAGAATACCTCCTTTTTCATTTGGAGAACTGTAGATTTCATAGTAACAATATTAGTAAATCCCATGTTGAATGTTTGAAACAGACAAAAATTAAGCCTCAAAATTTAGTGAGTGGTCCTTTTCTGATATCAAAGAAAAGCTCACTGCTACTAATCAATTAACCAGAGAAACAGGAATGCTGATTTTGGAGACATCACTTACCATTGAACTTGCTACCTaaaacaatgagagagagagagagagagagagaagatctAACTAATGTGTAATGTTAAGGACGTTACAGTCCTGATTTTTACAGGATACAGGTCTTGTtagatttattgtttgggcACATTTGACATTTACTTTGGGCTTAGACATTGATACCTGTGCCTACTTCACAGGTAATATGATCCTGGCCCACTGGATTAATAGCTTTAGTTAGATACCTACAATCTCATCTCTGAAAGCTAAAACTGATTATGGACAAATCTGTTGTCGCTAGCATCCTAATATAGAAAACTATTAGTATCAATGgtaaattttccatttattattataagCACCTAAACACACACTCAAAAGCACCTGATTCTAGGTATTAGGTATcctgttaaattttttaagaaacagTAATAATCTTCAAGTGAAGCTATTTGCATATGTGTGCAAGCTGCGGTAGAAATTGCATACCAGGCATTGTTTATATAAGTAGTGAAAGTATTATATGAAATTACAGTTAATTTGTTTCCTAATATGCTATCAAAATAAAATGCCAAAGTTATTCTTAAGAAGCTATTAGTCATCCCTTAAGTTACATCCTTAGCATGTAACATTTATGTTATAGAATAAGAACTGATACTTGGGCGTTTATTGCTCTTACAAAAGAATCTATGCTTTTGGCAGTTATGTCTTGAAGCTGGAAAAGGCTGATGTGTATCGGTTACCATATTTGTCAAGTGGTGGACCTGGGTTTGGTGAGTGGTCCACTTAtgcttttgaaaatatttgaccCCTGAATATTGTAGTTATTTAAGTTTTCTTTGCCAGTGTTATTCAAGTTTTCTATGTTCATGTTTCAGCTCTGCTTGAAGCTGCAAGAAAGGTTAATTTTAGAGATATCTTAAGCCAAATAGCAGAAGGCTTTGCATCTGGaaggtataatttttttctttttctctctgtgGGATGTAAACATGTTATGCGTTGGTTcatctttatatgtttatggCACAAGTTCTTATGCTTTAAGGTAAAAGAAAGTGATGCATGTTCTGAAATGTAATTTCTAGTTCAATACTCTTTTAGACAAAAGAACTAGAaactctctttatttttcttctttttcctacAATATTTTAGATCCATTTGTTAACCTTTTTTCTTGAGCCAATGATTGCATTCTAATGCTTAacccaattaaaatttaattaatatgatATGATGTAATACTGAAACCTGAATTAAATGAAATGTTGTTGAACTAGAGAAGAGCAATCAATCTCTGCAATTAAATGGTCTAACAAGTACTAAGCTGCTGGTTTAGCTTTTAGTTATTCTTTTATGTATCTTATATGATAGAAAACTACATGCCCAACACTTGATTTCTAAATGCCCAGAGTTGTCATCATTTAACATTCAGCTGGTTGCGAAAAGGAGATAgcatctttttctattttatctttttccaGGTTCCTGCAAgtacaaaagaggcacaagacAAGTACTCAAAGAAGTATAGAAAAGGGATAACCATAAAATAAAGATGATACATAAAAGGAAAGTaaaaaatagaatcaaattCTGAATTTTAGAGCATCAGTAGAACCAAAAAGAACTCAAAGAAGCTAGTAGAGGATGCCAATTTTTACCCTGCGCTTAAATGACTTCAGACCATTTTAGTATTTAGAAACCACATATTAATAATCTCCCCTTGTGCTTAAatgcccttttttttcctttataacCAAATACTCGATATCAACATCAAACAAGTAGACATTGTTCTATGAGCAAACCACTTCAGCTCCAAGCTTAAGTGCCTGCCTTTTGGTCAAAATGATGTTCATGAGTCTTGCATTCTAGTTCTTGATTCATGTATGCACAAGAGATTCAATATGTCCTTTCCTATTCAATGATAGACAATTCTATAACTTTTTATGGGTGACTTAATGGTAGAAAATTTCCACATTTTCTGTCCCCTGCACGATGCtaaatctttttaaattttcatttgaagatGAGTTGCGATGCGTCTGAAACTTAAGTTATTTAGGCATCTTAAGTTATGCTTCATACCCTTGCAAGCttgactaaaataaaattggggTTTCACTTCAAAGCAGTAGTGTCAACTATGCAAACTGAAGCCAAGAACAATTGTGGTACATGCATATGCAATGTTGTAGTTACCTTATCACACCCATGGCTATATTCAATAGCAATTGTGGATGTCTTATGAAGTTGACAATGGTCATATTTCCTTAGTTCAAATAAATGTAGTTGTGTATTTTACTAACTCTGTTTGTGTGACTAATATGGTGTTCAACTTTCTGCTGACTAATTGTGAATTAATGGATTCTGGACTTATAGATGGGATAAACCGATACTGCTAGTTTGGGGAATATCGGACAAGTATCTGCCTCAATCTATTGCAGAAGAGTTTCAGGAAGGAAATCCAACTGCCATTAAGCTTAAGTTAATAGAAGGTGCTGGTCATATGCCACAAGAGGACTGGTAAGGATTTTAGTTATAAATTAATGAGCATTACAAGTTCATCCTTTTTAACAAAATCTTGAAACTTATCTTATTTTGACAGGCCCGAGAAAGTTATAGAAGCTTTGAGAGTATATTTCTAAATCCACtgcctaaataaaaaatatacaaccCAAAGATTGGCCTCTTGCAAGTGTTTATATTCAAATGTACTACCATTTGTTTTTTTACCTATGAAGGATCTTCTCTGTAAATGTATCTCAATTTGAAGTATTCCATATTAGGTGATGAATACTGATGTAATCAATTTATGTAACGGTCAAATTTTGTATTCGtcaaattattagaaaaattgATGTAATCTCTACGAAATTAATTTAACGAGCCAAGAAGCCTCCCAACCTATTCCATGCCATTATGGTCGAAACAATAGTGATTACACAAACCTTGATATACCGAGAGTAATGACTGATGCTTATTAATATGAACAATTTTGAGACCTTGGAGATATGGACATTTGTTCTAATTTTGAAGAAGTCTATGGTGATAACACTTGAAATTGTAAATATAACATGTTTGATTTTGGGGTTGATCGTGATTCTATATGCATGTGGCTGGTTTATTATTAGGGAAACGTTAACAAATACTTTAAGGGCATtggtttagaaattatttttagaaatattttataggaaaatgataatgcaattaatttttttttttttttggtagctttttatatttttcatgaaaatagtgttaaaactttcctaataatgtttattaataattacccTAAGGGCACCTATTGACATAAACCTTATTATTAATAGGCTCGAATGAGTTATGCATCACTTTTGTCTTGAAAAAACCACTTGAtccctccaaaaaagaaaaaagaatacttATTATGTGCATGAAGGACTAAAGGCAATATGGGTGAAATAGCGTAGACTTGGCAAAATTGGACCTAGGCCACTAAGCATGCATGTTAAAACCATAACATGCCTTGTTTTTAgaatattcacaacattttcactttttttttttttaacaaataaaaccATAGTCCCCAAAGGGaacttttttgtttaataaaattagttttttacaTCAAAAGCAATGCTTTCAAATCTAttacaaatgaaaagaaaacagCGGATGATAAACTTATCCATTTACTCAAATACCAAAACAAATGTGAATTTAAAAGGGATGACTGCCAATTAGAAACTCCAACCTACGATTTTAGATGTCTACTCATCAATTAAAACTAAACTCAATACAAAATTAGCTGTGTAAACCATATCTCTAATTAGTGGAATTGTAAGAATTTCCCTTTTTAAACTTTGATGGTCATATGAGCCAATTCGGACACCAATATCGCTTCTCTTCTTAATAAGTTCACCATTAACTGGGTAGCCAAGGAAcctagcattttttttcccattggTACACTTGTTTGAGTCCAAGACTCAGACACACCATACTCCTTCATTATGTGGCACATTCCTCTCTTGTCAAGCATAGAATAAGAGAAAGTAATCAAAGCCAACGATCCCTTAAACATTGcaagaaatttagaaaaaaaataattgcgTAAATAATTTTGTGGCAGCATTAAACCATGAAATCTCTCGTCATCGACATTAAAGGACAAAATGAATTTGTAGTTCCCCTCATAAGTTGCTATAGAGTGCATAGCTccactaaaaaataaacaaggtGATAGATGAATATCCATAATAGATGACTCATTTAATGAATTTACTAATATTTCAGTCTCTCTCCACAAATCCATTGTCAATGTGTAAACCTCGACCTCAACGGGCCCTCCAAAAAAAAGGCACGAGTTTGAGAATCTTGAAGTCATTGTTTTGAAGCAAATCCAATAGCAAATTTAGCAATCGACAAGTATTGAAGGAAACAAGGAGCAGCAACCATCTTTAGCTTTCTAAGGCTTGGGTTCCACAAATATATTTTGAGATTAGAAATGAGATGGGAATGAGATGTGAGTCCGTTTCTATTACAACAAAAGGCCCAATAGCCCAGATTGTGGGCTACACAATTTTTCATCCCAGCGAACAATCGAAATCAACACAACAATTCAAGGTAAAAGAAACGAAAAATATCATCAACCTCAACCTCTATAATATGGGGTATATTTAAATCTATAATATGGAGAGTCGCTTCCTTTTGACTTTGAGCATGTGCAGAATGTGCAACTATCTGCTTCTGATGACAATCTCTAATGCAAAACTGCTTCAATGGGgagaaataaattaattttgaactaaaaaaaatattcattaatttttaacttctaACTTCTAGCCCAAATTCAAGGTTGAATCACAATTCATTTCAAGTAATTATAAAGGGTAGATTACATATTTGATCCATAACCTTTTTTCCATATGTCAATTTGGTTTCAAACGTTTCAAATGtatcaatttaatatataatctTTTAGTGCTGTGTCAAAATGATCATTTTCACCAGGAGAAGTTGAATTGCATCCTAAAATGCTAGCTCCAGAGACGATGGAGCCTTCAAGCACCTCAACGCCTTCTAGCTCTACCACCCAGTTTAGAATGGTCTCATCTCCCTCGACGAGATCCACCTTGTCCTCAACCGCCTCAGCATGAAGTGCTCCCTCGATTTCAAATCTGCTATGTTGACTTTTATGATGACAAAAATCCTTTCTCATGGAAGACTGAAAAAGTGTTTACCCTTTTTATATTCTCATAGTGTTCAGACTTTAGACGgcaaagttctttttttttttttttaatgaactcaAAATTAGCAAAGCATctattttggttatttatttgtttgtttttttcgtAAAGATTGAATTATACTGGTATATAATAGTGTGTTTTACTGTGAGGCACTGTACCTTTCtttgaaaaagaataaattaaaatcaaatggCCTGTTTTGGGTTCCTGGCTTTTATTTGGATGtcaagaaaaaagagattttttttttcttagtggctggggtttaattttttattctaagttttttttttttttttttaagtgatcaTTTCTAGagaaatttaattggaaaaatgaaaaagtacaaagaaaaaaatgagattaaagATATTAAAGATATGTGTTGATTAcacgtggatttttttttttttttttttttttttttttttttttttttttttttttttttttttttaagtttaggacATTCCACATGGCAACATAGCTGGCATTAGAATAATTTCTTATTTGAGCCGTTAGCCATGTTAGTATTTTTCATCCATAACTTAATAGTACGAACCATTTTGACATAACATTAAAAAGTTAGGgaataaattgacacatttgaaacgttaaaaaccaaattaacaTATGGTACAGAAGTTAGGAACCAAACATGTAATAtaccaaattatatattttctttattttttctttcattctaaAACTTTTACCATTCTTTGAACCCTtgttttatgtgatttagttagCTTAACTAATAAACTCTCTTAttgttgataaaaaaatatatggctTGAACTCTATGGTTTGAACTCTACCTACATCAAAAACCAATCAATGTCTTGATTTAATCTTAAAAAGTGATCATCATAGAGTGAATGTCATAATTTGAATTCTATCataccataaataaataaataacccctTGTTTTAGTAAATAAGACTCAAATGTTAAATTGCAAAATTTGTGGgttctaattagctcaactggtaaaatctttgatggttgaataagagatctagggttcaatcctcgcatacaccaaaaatcgattggtgtttggtttgatgataaaaaactatcattaaaaacaaataCCATAAAATAGACATTGTGCTAGTATGGAGTCTATGGACAATACTGTAGCtaaaaggaagggaaaaagTGGCTAGTGGCTACATCAAGT encodes:
- the LOC115991585 gene encoding uncharacterized protein LOC115991585 isoform X2; this translates as MLHVTYVNFQQLSLSLSLSLSTLETPIMAWALFSPSLNLSLPHTTKTNFNRTQWFTTKTSRAATTRRTTSIRANAADQKQPKDKDEDTTSGFSPFAFVTDNPSSREAIQLPESPAEDGNVGEMLYRIEDKGKEYGSYIKSGEFIWFVRETGSAESRRGTIVFLHGAPTQSYSYRVVMSEMSDYGFHCFAPDWIGFGFSDKPQPGYGFDYTEKEFHEEFDKLLDVLGVKSPFFLVVQGFLVGSFGLTWALKNPSKILKLAILNSPLTVSSPIPGLFQKLSYVLKLEKADVYRLPYLSSGGPGFALLEAARKVNFRDILSQIAEGFASGRWDKPILLVWGISDKYLPQSIAEEFQEGNPTAIKLKLIEGAGHMPQEDWPEKVIEALRVYF
- the LOC115991585 gene encoding uncharacterized protein LOC115991585 isoform X1 — encoded protein: MLHVTYVNFQQLSLSLSLSLSTLETPIMAWALFSPSLNLSLPHTTKTNFNRTQWFTTKTSRAATTRRTTSIRANAADQKQPKDKDEDTTSGFSPFAFVTDNPSSREAIQLPESPAEDGNVGEMLYRIEDKGKEYGSYIKSGEFIWFVRETGSAESRRGTIVFLHGAPTQSYSYRVVMSEMSDYGFHCFAPDWIGFGFSDKPQPGYGFDYTEKEFHEEFDKLLDVLGVKSPFFLVVQGFLVGSFGLTWALKNPSKILKLAILNSPLTVSSPIPGLFQKLRIPLYGEFTCQNAIMAERFIEAGSPYVLKLEKADVYRLPYLSSGGPGFALLEAARKVNFRDILSQIAEGFASGRWDKPILLVWGISDKYLPQSIAEEFQEGNPTAIKLKLIEGAGHMPQEDWPEKVIEALRVYF
- the LOC115991585 gene encoding uncharacterized protein LOC115991585 isoform X3, encoding MAHTSNLESLYGSAESRRGTIVFLHGAPTQSYSYRVVMSEMSDYGFHCFAPDWIGFGFSDKPQPGYGFDYTEKEFHEEFDKLLDVLGVKSPFFLVVQGFLVGSFGLTWALKNPSKILKLAILNSPLTVSSPIPGLFQKLRIPLYGEFTCQNAIMAERFIEAGSPYVLKLEKADVYRLPYLSSGGPGFALLEAARKVNFRDILSQIAEGFASGRWDKPILLVWGISDKYLPQSIAEEFQEGNPTAIKLKLIEGAGHMPQEDWPEKVIEALRVYF